One stretch of Armigeres subalbatus isolate Guangzhou_Male chromosome 2, GZ_Asu_2, whole genome shotgun sequence DNA includes these proteins:
- the LOC134210112 gene encoding uncharacterized protein K02A2.6-like, which translates to MPSAEYILVVIDYYSRYMELEVMNKITAQETIKRLKRIFRIWGPPRTITLDNAKQFVSSELEEYCKTNGIYLNHTSPYWPQANGEVERQNRSLLKRMKIANALYDNWKAELDNYLDLYNNTPHTITGKAPSELLQNRKLRTKLPCVDDIETMPPVPISEIRITRKMSCKTVGG; encoded by the coding sequence ATGCCATCCGCTGAGTATATTCTAGTGGTTATCGACTACTACAGTCGCTATATGGAGTTAGAAGTGATGAATAAGATTACCGCTCAGGAGACAATCAAAAGATTGAAACGAATTTTTCGTATCTGGGGGCCACCAAGAACGATCACTTTGGACAATGCTAAACAGTTCGTATCTAGTGAATTGGAAGAGTATTGTAAAACAAATGGCATTTACCTAAATCACACGTCTCCATACTGGCCACAAGCAAATGGCGAGGTCGAACGCCAAAATAGATCATTATTGAAAAGAATGAAAATAGCTAACGCTCTGTATGACAATTGGAAGGCTGAACTTGACAACTACCTGGATCTCTACAATAATACTCCGCATACAATTACTGGCAAGGCGCCTAGTGAGCTTTTACAAAACCGGAAGTTGCGCACAAAACTCCCTTGTGTCGACGACATCGAAACCATGCCCCCAGTACCGATTTCCGAAATCAGGATCACGAGAAAAATGTCATGCAAAACAGTGGGAGGATGA